In a single window of the Buteo buteo unplaced genomic scaffold, bButBut1.hap1.1 HAP1_SCAFFOLD_341, whole genome shotgun sequence genome:
- the LOC142028405 gene encoding saccharopine dehydrogenase-like oxidoreductase produces MAREHPAATKAAPQSREKLQAVLERAAERLGKAALGAEVGVLLCDVGDAASLAAVARQTRLVLNCVGPYRFFGEPVVEACVENGASCIDICGEPQFLEGMYLKYNEKAAEKGVYVIGSCGFDSIPADMGVLYTRDKLKGTLTAVESFLKVKSGPEGSCAHDGTWKSAVYGLADQDNLRKLRKKIGYAPVPVVGAKLKSRGLVFYNQEFKEYSIRFMGSDGSVVKRSQCYLHTELQETPVQYGAYVNIGGLGSVIKLMFAGILFLLLVKFSFGRKLLTKYPEFFSAGFFTKKGPTQKQMDGTSFTMTFFGEGYSEGQDPQYGKPNVKICTEVKGPEPGYVATPIAMVQAAVSLLEDAACLPKRGGVYSPGAAFSKTKLIDRLSKRGVEFSVISKPEL; encoded by the exons ATGGCGCGGGAGCATCCAGCAGCTACGAAAGCTGCGCCGCAAAGCCGGGAGAAGCTGCAGGCGGTGCTCGAGCGGGCGGCCGAGAGGCTGG GGAAGGCGGCGCTCGGGGCGGAGGTCGGCGTGCTGCTGTGCGACGTGGGCGACGCGGCCTCGCTGGCCGCCGTGGCGAGGCAGACCCGGCTGGTGCTCAACTGCGTGGGCCCG TATAGATTCTTTGGAGAGCCTGTGGTAGAAGCTTGTGTTGAAAATGGTGCGAGCTGCATTGACATCTGTGGAGAACCCCAG TTTCTGGAAGGAATGTACCTGAAATACAACGAAAAAGCTGCGGAAAAGGGAGTGTATGTCATTGGAAGCTGTGGCTTTGACTCTATACCAGCTGATATGGGAGTACTGTACACCAGAGACAAGTTGAAAG GTACCTTAACTGCTGTTGAAAGTTTCCTGAAGGTGAAATCTGGGCCTGAG GGCTCTTGTGCACATGATGGGACCTGGAAGTCAGCTGTTTATGGCCTTGCGGATCAAGACAACCTGAGGAAGCTTCGAAAAAAGATAGGATATGCCCCTGTTCCAGTAGTTGGTGCAAAACTTAAAAGCAG AGGACTTGTGTTTTACAATCAGGAATTCAAAGAGTACTCCATTCGATTCATGGGATCTGATGGTTCCGTTGTGAAACGGTCTCAGTGTTACTTGCACACAGAGTTGCAGGAAACACCT GTGCAGTATGGCGCTTATGTGAACATAGGTGGCCTTGGCTCTGTTATCAAGCTGATGTTTGCcggcattttatttcttcttcttgtgAAGTTtagctttggaagaaaacttcTGACAAAA TACCCGgaatttttctctgctggattCTTCACAAAGAAAGGACCAACCCAGAAACAG ATGGATGGAACCTCTTTTACAATGACTTTTTTTGGCGAGGGTTACAGTGAGGGGCAAGACCCCCAGTATGGCAAACCGAATGTAAAGATCTGCACTGAAGTGAAAGGACCAG agccTGGCTATGTTGCTACACCAATTGCAATGGTTCAAGCAGCTGTATCTCTTCTGGAGGATGCAGCTTGTCTGCCTAAACG GGGTGGTGTATATTCTCCAGGAGCTGctttctccaaaacaaaactgatcGATCGCCTCAGCAAACGTGGTGTTGAGTTCTCTGTTATTAGCAAGCCTGAACTCTGA